In Halictus rubicundus isolate RS-2024b unplaced genomic scaffold, iyHalRubi1_principal scaffold0020, whole genome shotgun sequence, the genomic stretch CCGCGGCGTTAGGTATGAACCGTCTATAAAAGTTTAACATACCGAGGAACCTACGGAGCTGTTTCGCGGTCTCTGGtttcggaaattcgtttatggcctttactttttcaggtagaggcctcgtgccgttgccgttcacaatatacccgagaaacttgacttcggtagcggcgaatacgcatttgctcgggttgacgatgacaccgtactcgttaagccgctcgaggagttgacgcagatgttccatatgctcgtcttcatcgactgacgctactagaatatcgtctagatacgcatagcaaaaatcgaaaccgcgtaagacggtgtcgatgaagcgttgaaacgtctgcgccgcgttgcgcaaaccgaacggcatgacggtgtactcgtacaacccgaacggcgtcgttaccgcggtcttcggaatatcgcgagggtttaccggtatctggtggtacgctcggaccaggtctaacgtagtaaacactgtcttccctgctaatgttcgcgcgaagtcctcgatatgtggtatgggataccggtcggggatcgtgcgagcgtttaaggtcctgtaatcgccgcagggccgccatccgttgtccttcttctgcaccatgtgtagggcagaagcccactggcttttagaaggacggatgtgaccccgagataacagttcctcgaactctgcgcgagcgaccttgtacatatcggtggacaatcggcgggtcttacaatacgcgggagtgccgggagtcgttacaatatgatgtacaacatcgtgtttgacttgcctaggagtcgctgtgggtcgggtcacgtcgggaaactgggctagcagctggtggtagcgtgagttccccgcgatggtccggatggagtccgtgaaacccacgacggtgcgtcccgttgtcgtccgtgatgtcgtctggtcgatcaggcgtcgtcgcctgaggtccaccagtaggccgtagcgcgtgaggaagtcggcgccaatgatgggttttcccacgtcggcgatgatgaacctccactggaaggccctccgtagtcccaggttgaggtccatcacgcggatgccgtaggtgccgatcgtcgatccgtttgccgcaaccatctcgtatgacgtcttgctgactcggcctttgacgagtgtgcgtggatacacacaaaggtccgagccagtgtcgacgaggtattcggtcttcgtcactttgtccgtgacgaagaggcggcaggtggatgttccgtcactggctgccgcggtcagtgtcggagggactcgtttcccgcatacgaacacggctggcggcatttggtggactccttcccaaacctctggtgataccagcagacgttctccgtcttacgcgatgacctggacgaagaccgactccgtctgggcgtcctgcttcccttgtgactgcaaggtcgggatgtttcggcgattcgaagctccagtttctccaatcggtcgatcaggagctctgccaggcggtcggactgcgttggggccgacgtgctggctacctgggctggctgcacctccgcgtggatctggtcggctatctcggctagcttgcttaatggcaggtctgactgagccgagacgatggctctggtcacgttgggtagtctacctgaccacagggtccgcaggaacTCGTCGCTGACTGTGGTACCTGCGAGGTTCCGCATATGGCGTAAGAATTGCGACGGGGTTCGGTCGCCTATTTCCTCCTGCTCCAGCAGCTGCCGGATCCTTTTTCCTTGGGTCGCCGACAGCCTCTTCAGAAGTTCGGACCTTAGTGTCCCATACTTGTTGGCCTCCGGTGGGTGTATAAAAATGTCCTGCACTTCCACCGCGTATTTGGGCTCGAGCTGAGACagtatgtaataaaattttgtcgtgtcAGCTGTAATCCCGTTTAGGGCGAACTGTGCCTCGATTTGGCGGAACCACAGTTCGGGTTGCTCAGGCCAGAAAGGTGGGATCCTGATGGCGACCTTGCTGACTTCTGGCGTCGTTGTCTCCATTTCAATATCACTGCACTACACGCACttcgagagaaaagaaaaaaaaatgcgcGTGATGCGACTCAGTCAccctgatcacgtcggggtcaccaatgaaggaacagggttatataaggcgggtgccttagaatgagtgttcaaatcaggtgtacgtgactgagttgtttatttacaataaagagtgatgtcgcgagagcgtccggggtggttcgactaaaaccggcgattcgcttcgactcgcggttgaactgttattgccacttagcaacgaccggactagactctaagtcactcggcggatacgcggctctgtctcgacttcgtgacttccttttctcgtcggtagtctctgccttatattctcaaaaatgcttgtcggctgattggtggaagtccttgcggggaacttccaccaatccgtgcattttgcataacacgcccacgttccacgcctctcgtgcgtgagaagggtgagcgtgtcgttctgttaaaaatctaattttggtgatgcagcggggtgtcttccgggccccgtgctaagtgcggtacgtgactgctggcttacgtcaacgggcccagctttcccgggtgatagaaaccaggcacgcgtcgctgggacactctaggctggagacccttagactacccaaaatttatggcgtccacttgcgctattgagttcgtcgctaggaactacaaggacacatctgtccgctaagtggccaaaaacgttaaagacgttttctcacaaatagcgtcttatgctgtgcaaaccataaatctttcttggtgctggtgcgctgaagatttctcttccggcgccccgctagccgctacactatcctctatcctatcctatcctctatcctcaatcctaatctttcctgtatcctatccaatcctctatcctatcctatcctatatcctatcccatccactatcctatcctatcctatcctctatcctatcctctatcctagcctatccgcaatcctatcctataaattcccctatcctatcctctatccaatcctatcctctatcccatcctatcctctatcctcaaccctatcctgtaaccgttctttcctaccgtttctaccgattcgcgtacgccgttactcgtatctctacttcgcgtctcgagactatccctaaccgtctcgcagggccggttactaccctaatttctcgaagcctgcacgtttgcgagcaggaatggattcgtgcctccaggcactggaaagcggcgaggtatggacgagttaaatgagatattcgtagcccagataaggtaacaaaagatgatatattctcgtaagaaccgtcgtgtatgtttggatacagttaattccaggtaccgtgtggaacaataggtcggcctcccgtgccgacggctcgcgacacataaacaaagtattatgaacgcgtgaaaaacgctcgcggtacgctcgctcgactctacgcccggttttcggaatcggtttagaaaatcactcagcacggatcgcgccccgcgacaagcagttcgtgacccgtctgaccgtccctacactcggccggaaaatcgtacgagtgatcaggatggagacaaacacgaaatcgccgtcactccgcgcttccaatgattctgctcttcggcacgtaatcgtggcctctaagcagtctcgggcgaggcggcggcagagtgtcagtgaccgtgcaaagtccgatcgctcctatctgacccgaaatccgcgatcgaacgacgtcgtacccgtcagaccaaccaggcacctggacgatgttcggacaagtggcctgagtggagacgcacactaaaccttggtcactccacgggacgcacgagtctaccctttggcatgatacatggcctcggagtattctcggatattggtcacggcagagtgtcctcgatcgtgcaaggcgcgatcgtctcgattctgtagagacgtgcactaaacctcgattattccacgggacctataagttcaccctttggcacgatacgtggcctcggagtgatctcggacaaaggtcacgacagaatactcgggatcgtgcgatgctctttcgtaccgattcgggggagactcgcactaaacctcggtcgctcgacgggacccaggagtctacccttcggcacgatacgtggcctcggagcaagctctgataaggtcacgacagagtagccgcgatcgtacgaagtacaatcgcctcgaatctggtcgagacccacaccaaacctcggtaattccacgggacccagaagagtaccctctggcacggtgcgtggcctcggagtaccctcgattaaggtcacggcagaaaaaccctgattgtgcgaagtgaaatagtctcgatccagacgagactcacagaaaacctcggcagtccctcggaacccaggagtctaccctttggtacgtttcgtagcctcagagtacgctctgttgaggtttcggaagaaccaccgcgatcatgcgatgattgactgtctcgcttcgacccgtatagtacgtaccgtatctttgaacgatacttatacgtaccctatactaatatttatatttgaaggacgaagtgaatctactgtgtctgttcgacgcgataatcgcacgcttcgcgacgcgtttctatctctgcgtgacgcagttctctaaattttacaaaatcgtgtcgtaccgacacacggcgccttccactcgccgtcgctcctaaatagtactcgcgacttgctcgctgcaagtaatctacactgacactagtaatgcttcacttcggaattgataattaaacatttctcgatcaatctttaggcgagtgaaaattatgtaatctcgtttgactactacgcggtcacgtccgagagtcacggagctttatataaaacgtttcgacagtgccacggcgcggtttgcgctcgtgactcctcggtttgaggcgcgtacgcgttgagagcaggaaggacggtttgccttgctctgccgagtcggtttgactcctcgaacggataccgtgtttcgtcgaacagacacaattcttaaacgcgtgtttctcggaccgcttccagacgtagagtgctcgatcgctggctcgcatcgacctccttcgatcattatcgagtggggatcgatgcgtgcgcaattcgacaaggatcgcgatatctcgcgatccctcactatctccggactcgcgaacaacgtagtatggtacggtggtggggtcgtatcgccgaccgatacgtgcggtatatgtgtatgtaaccgacacggttacatattacccccaCCTCCACTTTCGAGATTACCCGTGCGACACGCAGTATCGATGCACGGTAATCTCGAACACTACCGAATCGAGTACGgagaaaaacaaacgaaaacgttaaactaaatgcagtctttttccaaaattaaatgtacgttaAACTGAAACGCAGTAACACTataacgagaagaaaaaaaaataaaatcagtcCTTTATCGCTTGACGGAACAAAcaagccaaaaaaaaaatttttgcacttaACGCAGTAATACTATAGtaacgagaagaaagaaaaaaaaaataaggtcaGTCTTTTATCGCTTGACGGAATAAgcaagccaaaaaaaaaaatttttgcacataACGCAGTAATACTATAgtaacgagaagaaaaaaaaataaggtcaGTCTTTTATCGCTTGACGGAATAAacaagccaaaaaaaaaaagttttttgCACTTAACGCAGCCATACtataagagaaaaaaaaaattttcactgAGTCGCATTTTGATACTCCTAATAAgaacaggaaaaaaaaaatataaataactaAACACTTCTTTCACACTGGGGGCACAGCCGCGCACTTATTTTTCCCCTTTTGGTGATTCCAAGAGCTCTTCGATGAGGCTTTCGGTCATCGTCAGCAGGCCTAATGGGTCCCGTGCATTCACTTGCGGCACTGGGAGGCGCGGGTCTGGGTCGAGGTCACAAGAGTCCCAAGAGACGTCTGGATCCTCGGCTTCCTGTTGCTGTTGCCGCTGCTGCACCTCTGCCTCCAGTGGGATGACCTCCCAGGACATCTCCATCTCGTCTGGGCCCGTGTCTCCTGCTGTCGGCGCCCCGGGTTGTGTTACACCGGCTGCCGGCGTCTTTTGCGCGTTTCTTGCCCCTGGTGTATCGGGTGGTATTGCCTTGGTTGCAGGCGTGTCTTCGGCTCGGGTGGTGCCCCGTCCGAGCCCTCCCCAGCCCCTGTGGGCCCTTTCTGGTCCCCCCTTCGGCGTCTGGGTCTGGGCCGGGACCCGGTTGACCCTGGCTTGCGTTGCTGTACCGTGGGCGTACCGCCGCTTGCGCCATCGCCCGGTTTTCCACGGGCCTGGTGCAATTGTTGTTAGCGCGTGGGGTGGAGGGTTGTGGTACTTTATATCCACCCCAGTTTGGGTTGGTCGGCTGACCATTGCCCATGCCGCGTAGGCTTGGTTGCCGGCTTCGGTGCTCGCACGATGCTCTTTGGCTGTTGCCATGTTGCTTACTGACTTGTGAATGAGCTATTCACCGGCGTTACCCGTCAGGTTTATATTGGGCAGGTTTTGGGGGTTTCCTGGAATTCCCCACTCGGTTCGAACCTGATGAGATGTACGGTGGATCTTTTGTTGACATCTCGGTCCTCGTCCGGTGGCTGTCCTTGTTGATGGTAGTGTCGTAAACACGAAGCATGGAATGTGCCACGGATTTCCTTCGTGTTAGGGTTTTCCAGCATGTACGTTGAAGGTCCTTTTTTTTGTACTATCTTGTACGGACCTTCGTACAAATGGAAGAACTTGGCTATCTCTCGGTCGGCGGCATTTGATACCGGGTTGGTCTTTACCAATACATGGTCACCCAGTTCGTATTCTATGTGAATTTTTCCGGTGTTAGCTCGCTCGCACCGCTTCCGTGCTTTGTTTGTCATGTGCCGGAACGCGAGCTGTAGCTTGGCGTGATACGGCTCGTCATCTGTCGTTCCAGGCTCGGTGGAGTGATGGATCCACCGTGCCCATGGTCGCATCGGTTTTTTATTCAGCAGGAGTTCGGTTGGCGTGAACCCTGTGCCATCGTGCACCACTTCGTTGCAGCAGGTTTCGATGACGTCGACCCACTTGGCCCAGGAGGCGTGTGCATGGGCTGCCACCGTGCGAATGATCCGTCCGATCTCGCGGTTAACCCTTTCTACCGGGTTGCTCTGGGGGTGTCGGATGGAGGAGAGCACGTGGTGGATGCCTTCTCTCTGGAGAGCTTCCGCCCACTTCCTTGAGGTGAATTGCGTCCCGTGGTCGGTGATGATCTTCTTGGGTTTTCCGTACGTAGGGATGTACCGCGTGAAAATTCGCGCGAGCGTTACGCAGGTTGTTGCGTTCCGCATGGGatacaatttaacaaattttgtgaaTAGTTCCTCcactacgagaatatatctgactcCCCCCCTTGAAATCGGCAACAGGCCGTAGAAATCGATAGACAACACGTCGAGCGGACACTTCGGTATGATACTCTGCATATCGGCATGGGTCGCGTGTGTAGGAATTTTGACTCGTTGGCATGTATCGCACGTGGATACCAGTTTTCGCACATGTCGATGTAGTTTCTGTACGTAAAAAGATTCAGATATGAGTCTTACAGTTTTATCTCCACCAACGTGTGCGTAAACTTCGTGTATCTCACGTATGAGATTGTCACGTAAAGCTGCggggatgaccgctcgttccccaccaCTTTTGTTCACGTGATACAACGTGCTATTATAGAGACGATACCTAGATTTTTCGTTAGTGCCTTGTTTTACGCACTTTTCGCGAATGTGACGCAATTTATCGTCCTTCTGCTGCCATTCGGGTAGCCGCTTCAGGGCCGTCGCTAGGGACGGTGATATTGCTCGGGCAAGTGCTGTCAGAATTGGTATACAAGTCTGTCGATCTGCCCTCTCTCCACTGGGCATGTTATGCAATCGACTCATGGTATCTGCCGGGATGTTTTCTTTCCCTGGGCGGAACTGTATTTCTAGATGGTAGTCTTGTATCGACAATATCCACCGAGTAAGGCGTTGGTTTAACAGCTTGCTATTCATGAGGAACGTAATGGCTTTGTGATCGGTGAAAAGTACGATCGTAGCCCCGTACAAGTACGTCCTCAGCTTCCCTAGCGCCCATACTATTGCCAGGAGCTCTTTCTCGGTGGTGAAATATGCCAATTCCGGCCCTTTTAGTGTTCGGCTTGCGAAGGTGATTGGTCTTAGTTCGCCGTTCGCGTTATTTTGCTCAATTACTGCTCCGATTGCTGACGAACTCGCATCCGTGGATAGGAAGAACGGTTTACGCGTATCCGCGTATTGTAATACCACCTCGGTACAAAAAGTGCTCTTTATTTTGTCGAACGTCGCTTGCAACGTGTCGTTCCATGTCCAGCGTTGTCCCTTTTTAAGCAGGGCGAGCAGCGGTGCCGTGGTCTCGGCATGCTTATCGGTGAATTTGCTATAATAGTTCACAAGCCCGAGGAAGCCTCGTAGTTGTTTGACGTTTCGAGGAGATGGAAACGCACGGATTGCGGCGAGTTTTTCGGGATCTTGTTTGAGGCCTTCTGTCGATAAGATGTGCccgaggaattttatttcgcgcctcatgaatttacatttctcgagGTTTAGCGTGACATTATGGTCCCTTAACCGTTTTAATAGGGCGGAAAGATGTTTGATATGTTCCTCGAATGTTGTAGAGAAACAAAGGATATCATCGATGAAATTGACGACGTATCCATCCATGCCCTCGAGAATTTGCCTCAGCGCTCTCACAAGGCTTGCGCTACTTGTCTTGAGGCCGAAAGGTGTCACTACGTACTCGTAACACCGCCCGCGGTACAAGAAAGCCGTGTATTTCCGCGAAGCTTTATTCAGGGGCACTTGCCAGAAACTGTTGGTCAAGTCGAGGCTCGTCAGATAATCCACTCTCTGGAAACGTTGGAAAATCGCATCTGGAGTCTCTGACATCTCGTGATCGTCGACAAGATATTCGTTTAGCTTCCTCGCATCGAGACAGAGCCGTAGCGTCCCGTTTTTCTTCAGCACCGGCACCACCGGGTTCAAGTAcgggctggtgctcggtcggATGATATCGTTCTTTAACATTCTTTGGATTTCCGCATCTGCCGCTTCCATATGCTTTAGCGGTATCGGATACGTCCGGCTGCAGTATGGCTTAGAAATTTTCACGTGTAGGTGATGCTCGTAACACGCTACTCTTCCTATTTCCTCCCTCCATACTTCTGGAAAGGCCTTGATGACACGACGCAGCGCGGATTTTTCTGCTGGCGTCGCTGGCACGGTTTTTAGGAGGTGAGTTAACGTCTCGCTCGCTGTCCTTTTCAGCTTGTCCGTTCGTTTCGTGGCTTCTCCCACCGTTCTTATCTTCGGGTCAGCTGGTTCcgtttcttcggacattttgATTGTAATTTGCCCGTCCCTGGTGTTTAACGAGAGCGAGTCTTGCTGGAAATTTACCGTAGCCTGTGCCTGTCTCAGCGCGTCGACGCCGAGAATCATTTCGCAAATCAGTCCAGGTACAATCACTGCCGACGTCTCGATCGTCTTATTGTTATGGCTGAGAGTCACCcagatttgttttttcaatctggccgacctgcttccCGTCGCTCCAATTACAACGGCCCCCGTCACCGGCAATGTTGGGCACGTGCGCAGTTGATCTTGGTGCGACGTGTACCATGCCTCTGAAACCGCTGTGACCGTACTACCCGTATCCACGAGGGCTCTGACTGGAATGCCCTCGACTTTCAACGGCACTTCCGGACAGCGATTTGCTTCTTTACATGGTGGTGGAGATCCCTCGTCCTCTTGGAGCTCCTGGCGCGTGTCCGGAAACAGCGAGCCGATGGTCAGATGGACATTTTCCCCGTTTGCGTTCGAGGAGATACCTCTCGTCTGAGGGGGGGAACTACTCAGACAAATCGCTGAGGCTCCCCTTAGTCGTTTTCCGCGGTCGCTTCCAATTCAGGGGCGTCCGCCTCCTCTTCAGGAACGTCTTCGTCAATTTGCGCCGTTCGGATGCGACTTGGCGTCGAATCCCTCGGTCGATCTGGTGGCCGCCTGTAGTCTTGCCAGGGACGAGTAGTTTCGTACCTCGGTCTCTGGTATTCTGCTGCGGGTCGCGGATGTTCGGTCATCTGACGTTGACCTTCCCGGTTGGGTCGGGCCTGGCTCATGTTAAATGGAGTCGACCGAGTCGGGTTCGTTGTAGGTTGGATTACCCTCTCATTGGCCGTGCGGACATTCCAATCTCGAACGTGGTTTGAACGTTCCTCCTGCTTTGGGCGATTCACGGTTCCCCCGTTATCGAACCGCTCGAGCAAGGCTAAGAATGCGTCGACCGTGCTGATATTTTGGCCGAGAACGCAGTCATCCACTGCCTGGGTGTAGTGCCTGGCCAGCATCTGGACGATCTCTTCGTCCGCTGGCCGTGGAATCAGATCGCGTGCTGTACCGATGTGTTTCATCGCGTAGGCGACTCGAGATACGCCTGATTCAGTGCGATGTACCCCTATATTGAGATTGTCCCGCACTTTCCGTTGGATTGCTGAACTCCAAAACCGGTCCCGGAGCGCCTGTGAGAACTGTGCCCAAAAGGTAACTTGCTCGGACACAATATCCCACCATTCGCCTGCGATGCCTCGCAATGATTGTCCGAGGATGAACTTTAACTCATCGTCGGGGAGGCGTGCTGCTTCAATGAATCTTTTCATCTCTCTTAGGTACTTGGCCGGCCTTTCGGTAGCCTTGCCCTCGAAGGTTGGCATTTGTGGCTTCACCATGAAGGGGCGGCTACTCGGTGCCAGGGTCGCAtcaaagcgcacagaatcgTTTGGGGCCCATCTTGAATCCATGGAATCACGTCGCAAGCGGCGTGTCGCATCGAAATCCGGCGCCCCATGCAGATCGCTTCGCTGATTGTCGAATCGGTGACTTGTGTTTCTGGTTTCTTCGGCATCGGCGACCCGATGTGACGCAATTTGCCTCCGGAAATTTGCGAGACAGTCCCGTACCTCGTCGCGTACATCTGCGACGCGTTGTGCGTGCGTCTTTGCATCGCGGTCCAACCGTGCCTCTatctcacgtcgaaaatcgcgcaATTCCGCGCGGTATTCCGTTACTCGTTCGTATACCTCCTCAACTTCGACTTGGGTGTTCAACCGTTCTTGGAGCCTTCCCATTTGCTCTTTCAGTCGAGCAACTTCGGCCTGCAGCTCGCGGATTGCAGCAGAAGTAAGTCCTGCAGCAAGGACGTTGGATAACCCGGTCGAACGTACCTCGTTTGTGGTGGTGGGGACCGGCGCGGGAAcatccccgagttcaccgccggaCGGACCCGGGGGCGGTGTTCTTACAACGCGCGGGTTGTTTGGCATGTTCTCTACCTGGGTGTTGCTCGCGTCAGGTGTATCGTTATTCCCTAGCAGTGCCGCTTTTCCACGAGATCGAAGCTTACTCATACCCTGTTTCTATAAGATCTCGctcgtccagaccagaccgccccacgttgggcgccaaatatgtaaccgttctttcctaccgtttctaccgattcgcgtacgccgTTACTCGTATCtgtacttcgcgtctcgagactatccctaaccgtctcgcagggccggttactaccctaatttctcgaagcctgcacgtttgcgagcaggaatggattcgtgcctccaggcactggaaagcggcgaggtatggacgagttaaatgagatattcgtagcccagataaggtaacaaaagatgatatattctcgtaagaaccgtcgtgtatgtttggatacagttaattccaggtaccgt encodes the following:
- the LOC143363099 gene encoding uncharacterized protein LOC143363099, which codes for METTTPEVSKVAIRIPPFWPEQPELWFRQIEAQFALNGITADTTKFYYILSQLEPKYAVEVQDIFIHPPEANKYGTLRSELLKRLSATQGKRIRQLLEQEEIGDRTPSQFLRHMRNLAGTTVSDEFLRTLWSGSSVC